From the Cucurbita pepo subsp. pepo cultivar mu-cu-16 chromosome LG05, ASM280686v2, whole genome shotgun sequence genome, one window contains:
- the LOC111794561 gene encoding amidophosphoribosyltransferase, chloroplastic-like, with protein MAAAALNLPSLSSSPSPSLSHSTHFLPIPLSLSSKSLPKSHSFHSHSLPKPLLVATAAAAAAKSPISHFFSDDDSDDKPREECGVVGIYGDHEASRLCYLALHALQHRGQEGAGIVSVNDDVLQSVTGVGLVSEVFNQTKLDQLPGDSAIGHVRYSTAGASMLKNVQPFVAGYRFGSVGVAHNGNLVNYGSLRAKLEDSGSIFNTSSDTEVVLHLIAISKQRPFLLRIVDACEQLEGAYSMVFITEDKLVAVRDPYGFRPLVMGRRSNGSVVFASETCALDLIEATYDREVFPGEVLVVDKNGIQSLCLMAHPQPKSCIFEHIYFALPNSVVFGRSVYESRRAFGEILATEAPVDCDVVIAVPDSGVVAALGYAAKAGVAFQQGLIRSHYVGRTFIEPSQRIRDFGVKLKLSPVRAVLEGKRVVVVDDSIVRGTTSSKIVRLLKEAGAKEVHMRIASPPIIGSCYYGVDTPSAEELISNRMSVDEIREFIGCDSLAFLPFDSLTKLLGNDSSNFCYACFSGNYPVEPREIKVKRVGDFVDDGLNGSLESIDGGWVQANRHQNLENHLNVEKVGGV; from the coding sequence ATGGCGGCCGCCGCGCTCAAcctcccttctctctcttcctctccctctccctctctctctcattccaCTCATTTCCTTCCAATCCCTCTTTCCCTCTCCTCGAAATCTCTTCCGAAATCCCACTCATTCCATTCCCATTCCCTTCCCAAACCCCTCCTCGTCGcaaccgccgccgccgccgctgccaAATCCCCCATCTCCCACTTCTTCTCCGATGACGATTCCGACGACAAGCCGCGTGAGGAGTGCGGCGTGGTCGGAATCTACGGCGACCACGAAGCCTCTCGCCTCTGCTATTTAGCCCTCCACGCTCTCCAACATCGCGGCCAAGAAGGCGCCGGTATCGTCTCCGTCAACGACGACGTCCTTCAATCCGTTACCGGCGTTGGCCTTGTCTCTGAGGTTTTCAATCAAACCAAACTCGATCAATTACCTGGCGATTCTGCTATTGGCCATGTTCGTTACTCCACGGCTGGAGCTTCCATGCTTAAGAATGTCCAGCCCTTCGTTGCTGGATATCGATTCGGCTCTGTTGGGGTTGCTCATAATGGTaatttggttaattatggtTCTCTTAGAGCTAAACTTGAAGATTCTGGTTCAATTTTCAATACTAGTTCTGATACTGAAGTTGTTCTTCACCTTATTGCAATTTCTAAACAAAGGCCCTTCTTATTGAGAATTGTGGATGCTTGTGAACAGCTTGAAGGAGCTTATTCAATGGTGTTTATTACTGAAGATAAATTGGTAGCTGTTCGTGATCCTTATGGATTTAGGCCTTTAGTTATGGGTAGGAGAAGTAATGGCTCTGTTGTGTTTGCTTCTGAAACTTGTGCTCTAGATTTAATTGAAGCCACATACGATAGAGAAGTGTTTCCTGGTGAAGTTTTGGTAGTTGATAAAAATGGGATTCAATCCCTTTGTTTAATGGCTCATCCACAGCCAAAATCATGCATATTTGAACACATATACTTTGCTCTACCGAACTCAGTTGTTTTCGGGCGTTCTGTCTACGAATCCCGCCGAGCATTCGGCGAGATACTTGCAACCGAAGCCCCTGTCGATTGTGATGTCGTGATAGCCGTACCAGATTCAGGAGTAGTAGCTGCTCTTGGCTATGCAGCCAAAGCTGGTGTTGCTTTCCAACAAGGGCTCATAAGGTCACATTACGTTGGGAGGACATTCATAGAGCCATCGCAAAGGATTCGCGACTTCGGCGTAAAGCTAAAGTTGTCACCGGTTCGAGCAGTGTTGGAAGGGAAGAGAGTCGTGGTCGTGGATGATTCGATTGTTAGAGGCACCACATCTTCAAAGATTGTGAGGCTGTTAAAGGAAGCAGGGGCTAAAGAAGTGCATATGAGGATAGCTAGCCCTCCAATTATAGGGTCATGTTATTATGGAGTTGATACCCCAAGTGCTGAAGAACTGATATCAAACAGGATGAGTGTTGATGAAATAAGAGAGTTTATAGGCTGTGATTCACTTGCTTTTCTGCCATTTGATAGCTTAACGAAGCTTTTAGGCAATGATTCTTCAAACTTTTGCTATGCTTGCTTTTCAGGGAACTACCCAGTTGAGCCAAGAGAAATCAAAGTGAAAAGGGTTGgagattttgttgatgatggCTTGAATGGAAGCTTGGAATCCATTGATGGAGGATGGGTTCAAGCTAATAGACatcaaaatcttgaaaatcATCTCAATGTGGAGAAGGTTGGGGGCGTTTGA
- the LOC111796125 gene encoding probable ribosome-binding factor A, chloroplastic, translating into MPHLLQQIHPQSHHFPLKLSSSLASSRFPSQFLASPPCFCSPNSVAVVRRRPVMRGVTIRCMANSRRVKMVSKQIQRELSNMLLTDKVLQFAILPEASLGADKYLSSLTTITDVEISSDLQVVKVYVSVFGDERGKDIAMAGLKSKAKYVRSVLGKRMKLRLTPEIRFIEDESFERGSRVIAILDRIKDEKNNIDDEDMEQSELSDSPQDDRDWEEDDADEDIIYVQ; encoded by the exons ATGCCGCATCTCCTGCAGCAAATTCATCCTCAATCCCATCATTTCCCACTCAAACTCTCATCTTCCCTCGCCTCTTCACGATTCCCCTCTCAATTTCTAGCTTCTCCGCCGTGTTTTTGCTCTCCGAATTCCGTCGCTGTTGTTCGTCGACGTCCGGTAATGAGAGGCGTAACCATACGGTGTATGGCCAATTCACGGAGGGTTAAAATGGTGTCCAAGCAGATTCAGAGGGAGCTTTCCAATATGCTTCTTACCGATAAGGTGTTGCAGTTCGCCATTCTTCCTGAGGCCTCTTTGGGAGCTGATAAGTACCTTTCGTCTCTCACTACCATCACCGATGTTGAAATCTCTAGCGACTTGCAG GTGGTTAAAGTATATGTATCTGTCTTTGGTGATGAAAGAGGAAAGGATATTGCTATGGCTGGGTTGAAATCTAAAGCTAAGTATGTTCGAAGTGTATTGGGAAAACGTATGAAGCTTCGGTTAACTCCTGAGATACGTTTTATAGAAGATGAGTCTTTTGAGAGAGGAAGCAGG GTAATTGCCATATTGGATCGGATCAAAGacgaaaaaaacaatatcgaTGATGAAGACATGGAGCAATCTGAACTATCTGATTCTCCTCAAGACGACCGGGACTGGGAAGAGGATGATGCTGATGAAGACATAATATACGTACAATAG
- the LOC111795713 gene encoding auxin-responsive protein SAUR71-like: MSQETVKSNNIRRIVRLRQMLQHWRQTARVASSRAPPSDVPAGHIAVCVGSEYRRFIVRATFLNHPIFQKLLTEAEEEYGFTTQGALALPCDESVFEEVLRVIARSELRNSSRNPNLTDWQRRCDEDIRKNSEFLGESKPLLYGYADSKSVC; the protein is encoded by the coding sequence ATGTCACAGGAGACGGTGAAAAGCAACAATATCCGGCGCATTGTTCGGCTCCGTCAAATGCTACAACACTGGCGCCAGACGGCACGAGTGGCATCCTCCAGAGCACCGCCGTCCGACGTCCCTGCCGGTCACATCGCCGTCTGTGTCGGCAGCGAATACCGGCGATTCATCGTCCGCGCTACCTTCCTGAACCATCCGATCTTCCAGAAGCTTCTCACGGAAGCTGAAGAAGAATACGGCTTCACTACGCAAGGAGCTCTGGCGCTTCCGTGCGACGAATCGGTATTCGAAGAGGTTCTCCGAGTCATCGCTCGTTCCGAGTTGCGTAACTCATCGCGAAATCCGAATCTCACAGATTGGCAGAGGCGATGCGATGAAGATATCAGAAAGAACTCCGAGTTTTTAGGCGAATCAAAACCTTTACTGTATGGATATGCCGATAGTAAATCCGTTTGTTGA
- the LOC111795644 gene encoding auxin-responsive protein SAUR50, with protein sequence MAIRKANKLPQPTVLKQILKRCSSLGKKTNNGGYDDNDLPVDVPKGHFAVYVGENRSRFIVPISFLTHPEFQCLLRQAEEEFGFDHYMGLTIPCQEHVFRSLTSSMLR encoded by the coding sequence ATGGCCATTAGAAAGGCAAACAAACTCCCACAACCCACAGTCCTCAAACAAATCCTCAAACGCTGCTCAAGCCTTGGCAAAAAAACCAACAATGGCGGCTACGACGACAACGATCTCCCCGTCGACGTCCCAAAGGGTCACTTCGCCGTGTATGTCGGTGAAAACCGGAGCCGATTCATCGTCCCGATCTCCTTCTTGACCCACCCAGAGTTCCAATGCCTTCTCCGACAAGCCGAGGAGGAATTCGGGTTCGATCATTACATGGGCCTCACCATCCCTTGCCAAGAACACGTCTTCAGATCCTTAACCTCCTCCATGCTTAGATGA